The Populus nigra chromosome 19, ddPopNigr1.1, whole genome shotgun sequence genome includes a window with the following:
- the LOC133679486 gene encoding abscisic acid 8'-hydroxylase 2-like, which produces MQLSLSTPFAFATLRYSQVAIVMVPVLFCCFSLLLLFLQWHHPKDKRLPPGSMGWPYIGETLKLYTENPNSFFSNRQKRFGDIFKTHILGCPCVMISSPEAARIVLVTRAHLFKPTYPTSKEKMIGPEALFFHQGPYHSRLKKLVQASFLPSAIRGSVSEIEQIVLRLLPTWKSNTINTLQEMKRYAFDVAMISAFGAKQDMEMDGIKHLYRCLEKGYNSMPLDLPGTPFHKAMKARKLLNETLRKLIQKRRQSGRREGGLLGVLLGAKDHEKLNQLSDSQIADNIIGVIFAAHDTTASVLTWILKYLHDNPDLLEAVTREQEVIRSKIVEANRGLTWEDTRRMPLTSRVIQETLRTASILSFTFREAVQDVEFEGYFIPKGWKVLPLFRSIHHCADFFPQPEKFDPSRFEVPPRPNTYMPFGNGVHSCPGSELAKLEMLILLHHLTTTYRWQTVGDEDGIQYGPFPVPKLGLPIRVNRRNKAATS; this is translated from the exons ATGCAACTTAGTTTATCAACACCTTTTGCTTTTGCAACTTTACGATATTCTCAGGTTGCTATTGTGATGGTACCAGTCCTGTTCTGCTGTTTTTCGCTgttgcttctttttcttcaatggCATCACCCCAAAGACAAACGCCTACCACCTGGATCAATGGGCTGGCCTTATATTGGAGAGACACTCAAGCTATATACCGAGAATCCAAATTCCTTCTTCTCCAATAGGCAAAAACG GTTTGGAGACATATTTAAGACCCACATCTTGGGATGCCCTTGTGTGATGATTTCAAGTCCAGAAGCAGCAAGAATTGTTCTAGTGACACGGGCTCATTTGTTCAAGCCTACATATCCGACCAGTAAAGAAAAGATGATAGGACCAGAGGCTCTGTTCTTTCATCAAGGGCCCTATCATTCAAGACTCAAGAAGTTGGTGCAGGCCTCTTTTTTACCCTCTGCTATAAGAGGGTCTGTCTCAGAGATCGAGCAAATTGTCCTCAGACTTCTTCCCACTTGGAAGAGTAACACTATTAATACTTTGCAAGAAATGAAGAGG TATGCTTTTGATGTGGCAATGATTTCTGCCTTTGGTGCGAAACAAGACATGGAAATGGACGGGATTAAGCATCTGTATCGGTGCCTGGAGAAGGGATATAATTCTATGCCTCTGGATTTACCAGGAACACCCTTCCACAAAGCAATGAAA GCAAGGAAGCTACTCAACGAGACATTGAGGAAATTGATACAGAAGAGAAGGCAAAGCGGGAGACGTGAAGGAGGATTGCTTGGAGTGTTATTAGGAGCTAAAGATCACGAGAAGCTGAATCAGCTTAGTGATTCTCAAATTGCTGATAATATAATTGGAGTGATATTTGCTGCTCATGACACGACTGCTAGTGTCCTGACATGGATCTTGAAGTACTTGCATGATAATCCAGATTTACTAGAAGCTGTCACA AGAGAACAGGAAGTGATTAGAAGCAAAATAGTAGAGGCAAATCGAGGGCTTACGTGGGAGGATACAAGGCGCATGCCGTTGACTAGCCGG gtGATCCAAGAGACGCTAAGAACAGCAAGTATACTGTCTTTCACGTTCAGAGAAGCAGTTCAAGATGTTGAGTTTGAAGGCTACTTTATCCCCAAAGGTTGGAAGGTTCTTCCTCTCTTTAGAAGCATTCATCATTGTGCAGATTTTTTCCCTCAACCCGAGAAATTTGATCCTTCAAGATTCGAG GTGCCTCCGAGACCTAACACGTACATGCCCTTTGGCAATGGAGTGCACTCCTGTCCAGGAAGTGAGCTAGCCAAGCTTGAGATGCTCATTCTACTGCACCATCTCACAACCACTTACAG GTGGCAAACAGTGGGAGACGAGGATGGTATACAGTATGGCCCTTTCCCTGTGCCCAAACTGGGGCTACCTATAAGGGTGAACCGCAGGAACAAAGCAGCAACATCCTGA